The sequence AAGTTTGTGCGCATGAAGCTGTGGTTCACCCGCTTCAAGAATATCAACCCCTTCCCTGTGCCCCGGGACCTGCCCCAGGACCCAGTGGACCTGGCCAGTTTGGCCCTGCGGCACATGGAGCCCGACCTCAGCGCCAGGGTCACCATCTACCAGGTATCCAGCCCCGTGCACACCCTCGGCCacctccccagggcagggcccccTTCAGTAACCCCGAGAGATTGTGGTGAGACAGGCTGTGATTCCCTGGAGGAGCCGCCACTAGACTCCAGGGCCCTTGGCACAGCTTGACCTCTGACCTCTGCTCCTGCCCCACTCCCCACACTCACTGTGTTCGGGGCATGGcctttctgttccttgaacaATCTGCACCAGCTCCCTTCACAGGCCTTTGtgcttgctgttccttctgccaggAACACCCTTCCCTGGGGACTTTACTTTCTTCAGGACTGAGCTCCACCAACCCTTCATCAGGACCCCTTCCTGACCGCCCTGGCTGAGCTTGGTTCCCCATGACTCAGTTTCCCCTGTGTCTCCCAAAGCCCAGCATGGGTTCCGGCACAAAGCTGACATTCCACAGCTGTTTGTCAAATGACTAAATGAAATAGTCCCCATATTCTGGGGGTCCCACTCATGCCAGGCCACATAGGGGATCAAAAGAGAGCCCCCTCACAGCACTTGTTGTCTGGTCCAGGAGGCTGACCCCGGATAATGGTTTATCTCAGAACGGCTGGGGGAGATGGGAGCCCAAAAGGGAGCAGggatggcttcctggaggaggtgagggtgaGCTGGGTGCAGGCAGAACAGGAGAGGCGAGAAGAGCattcaggcagagagagcagcctgggccagggcttgaGGGTGGCTGGGAGTGACTGGAGATGCTCCTGTGGCCAGAGCAGGCAGTTGGGATGAGATAGAAGAGGCATACAGGACACCAGGTTTAGTGATGAGAAGGCCACGGGGCAGGTTTTAAGAAGAGGAGGGTTGGGGTGAGAGTCAAGTTTCTGGAAAGCTTTGCAATTCTGAAAGTGCCCCCTGGCGGCCATGTGGATGGTGTTGGAATGAGGGGCAAGGCTCAGACGACAGAGGGGCTCGGAGAGTGGTGAGGCGGTGTCCAGGCGAGACAGCACAATGCAGAGAAAGTGCAGTTTTgaactcatttcttctttttttaaagtaatgcattaaagggaattccctggtggtccagtggttaggaatctgtgctttcactgctgtggccctgggttcgatccctggttagggaactaagatcctgcatgctgcgcggcagggaaaaaaaaaaagagcgaaaCAGTACACAAGAACAAGAAGAGTTCCCCTCTCCTACCCTGACCCTTTAGCCCCCAGGCTACTTCTCCAGAGGTAAATTCCCCAGGCTACttccccagaggtaaccacttCCAAGTCTCCTTCCTGAGAGATCTATGCATTTGCATGCAGATGTgtaccccccctttttttgcatatatatccTTTGTATTTAAATATCCCCTTTTTCCTGTCTCATTATTAAAAGTGCATTCAGAATGTTTAGAAACGTGGTAAAATGATCACCTATAccacctagatttttttttttattcttgccttattgaagtagagttgatttacaacgttgtgttagtttctggtatacagccaagtaattcagttttatatatacatgcacacatatatgtatatatattttttcagattcttttccattatagtttattacaagatattgaatatagttccctgtgctatacagtaggcccttgttgtttgaCATAACCTagatttaaaatggaaacaaccaagTAACCATCAAGATGGACTTGTCTGTGTCCACCTTAATCAAAGACTTGTGGAAAAAGTGAAAGGGTGAGGTACGCACAATGGTGTAGTAAGCCACCTTAAGTGTGAGAAGGGAGGGCAAACAAAATGCATTTCAGagtataaaattagaaagatacTAAAAGCTATTCTTTCCCTCCCTGTCCTCCATAGAGGCAAACACTGACTTGCTTCTTGTGTCTCCTCCTGGAATATTCTGTTCgcatgaaattctttttctttcttaaatttcacGTGCAACTGAGCACTTAGCATGTACCAGGCATCGTTCTCAGCGTTTTAGAACCATCTCAACTAAGTGCTGTTATTGCCCCCGTTTCgaactggggaaactgaggcacacagtgACTTAGCCAAGGTCATGCAgacagcagcagagccaggattttaaTGCAGCTGGGCCAGCTCCAGGGTTCCCTCCATGTGAGCATCTCCAGGGTCAGCGGCTCTTTGCCCAATTAGATAggagccagaaggcagtgggctTGAGTGATTGTGGGAGGCCCAATAGACAGGCCCAAGAGGGGCCCTGAATTCACTGGAACCCCCGGGGCTGCAAACTTCCATCCCTACTTGCCTTGCAGATGCCTTTGTCCAAAGACTCCACAGATGCAGTGGATCCCACAGAGCCGCACATCGTAGGTAAGGTCCTGCCAGAGGGATGGGCTCTGGGTTCTCACTGGACCTGCTgtgtgggctccctgggcctttGGGCACAGCCCTTCAGCCAGGATGCCCCAGGTATATATGTCTCCATACCAGGAATCCAGAGTCCTGATCAGCAGGCCGCCCTGGCCCTCCACAACCCGGCCCGCCCGATCTTCGTTGAGGGTCCCTTCTCCCTGTGGCTTCGAGACAAATGTGTCTATTACCACATCCTCAGAGCTGACTTGCTGTCCCCCGAGGAGAGGGTGAGGGCCCAAAGCAGGAGTCGGGGGTGGGAAGAGTGAGTTGGCTGAGAGGCGGGGAGGGGGATAGGGGAATgggagggctggggccaggggaaAGGCGGCAGGTGGCTGCAACATCCTGGGCCTCTTGACTCTGCCTGCACCGCCCCAACCCCTGGGGTAGGAAGTGGAGGAGATTCCAGAGGAGTGGAACCTGTACTACCCCATGCAGCTAGACCTGGCCTATGGGAGGAGCAGCTGGGATGACTACGAGTTTAAGATCGAAGAAGGTAAAAACTGGGATGGGTAGGATTCCAAACACGGGATGGGGTGCCGCCTCTTGAGTCAAGGGAGGGGGCCCAGGCTGAGACCTAGtccagttacacacacacacagacccagtAGAGGCCcaagtacacacacatacacacacaaaaccaggAAAGTAGGAGACTCACCACTCAGGGGCTCCAGACCTGTCAGCCCTCGGTCATTTCCTCCTTCAAACATTTTTGGAGCACGTCTGTGCTGGCTGCTGGGCATGACCCAGACAGGCCCAGTCCCTCCCCTCAGACCAGTGATGGAACAGACCCAAGTTATATTCTTGGGGACCCCGGGGAGGAGCACACAACTCAGCCTCAGGTGGGAGTCAGGAGGATTTCCTGGTGGAACCTTGAAGAACTAGGAGGCATCACCCAGGTGAAGCATGTGATGGGCAGGCTAAGCAGGGCATGTGCAAAGACTTGGAGACATGCAAAAGGCAAAAGGGAGCTTAAAGCCCCCATCCTTGGCCTGAAAGGGGTGTAGGCATGAGGGGGCTGCTCCCGTCCCCACTGCACAAACTGAGGGCCTGTCTCTCCCAACAGCGGAGGAAGGCCCTATCTTCGCCATATGCGTGGCAGGTGCCCATGACCAGGCCACGCTGGCCAAGTGGATCCAGAGCCTGCAGGAGACCAACCCAGCCCTGGCCCAGATCCCGGTGGTCTTCCGCCTGTCAGGGTCCTCCGGGGAGCTCTTGGCGTCCTCCTCAGGGATGGaggaaccacccccacccccacccgagggccaggaagaagaggaagacaatcagcagcaacagcagcagggCCAGAGCTGAGCCCGAGTGGTCACAGGAGCACAGGCTGTGGACTGGTGTGAAAGCATGAGATGACCTTTGAGTGTACAGCAAATAAAAGTTTTCCGGCTTGGGGCTGCCTTGCCTCCTCTCTGGCAGTGTTGCGTCCGGCCCCTTTAATGCCTGGTGACACGGCTTTTCAAGGGCTCTCCAGCATCCAGAACTGACAGGTCCGGCCCCGGGCCTACCCTCTGCCTTCGCCTGACAGCTCCTACCCTTCCCTTGTCATCCCCACAATGCATTCAGGATAAAGGTGCGGAGGAAGAGTCTCCCATCCCCCAGGGTCTACGGCCTCTCCTGACTCCTTCTTCCCGGGTCAGCCTCAAACCTTCAGCTACCCCTTACATCTCTGCCTAGTCATAAAGTTTAACACAAAAGGGAGTAAGAGGAGAGCGGGTTGTTGCATGCGCTTACTGTGCGCATGCGCAGCTTCCGCTCTCGAGCTCCTTTTGGCGCCGCGGGGCAGTGAGAGTCCACGAGAAATCTCCCGTCGGCGCGGAACATGCGCGCCACTTCCGGCCGGGCTCCTAACAACGGGGGAGGCTGGTAACCAGGGAGGGGGGGATGGCGGAGCGGGCGCCGGAGCCCGAGGCGGAGGCGGAGGCTGAGGCGGGCGCAAGCGGGGAGGCGGCCGCCGAGGAGGGCGCGGCGGGCCGCAAGGCGCGGGGTCGGCCGCGGCTCACGGAGTCGGACCGGGCCCGGCGGCGGCTCGAGTCCCGGAAGAAGTACGACGTGCGGCGCGTGTACCTGGGCGAGGCGCACGGGCCCTGGGTGGACCTGCGGCGCCGCAGCGGCTGGAGCGACGCCAAGCTCGCCGCCTACCTCATCTCGCTGGAGCGCGGCCAGCGTAGCGGCCGCCACGGGTGAGGGGGCCTGgtccgagggagggagggagcgagggaggagACGCCCCCATCCCCCGCTGAGCCTGGTcccgccccctccgcccccaggctccgcccccaggccccgcccctggCACCTGTGAGCCCCGCCCAGCGCCCCAGCTGCCGGCCCGGGTCTCCGACTGCCGGTTCTGGGACGCGCCGGGCTCGCGGCCACGCCTCCCGTCGCTCCGACCGCCCAATCCCAGGATGCGCGCAGCCTCTCGACCCGCCTCCTGGGCGCTTGGCCCCGCCCTCTAGAGCTCTGGCTGCCCAATCCTGGTACGGGCCCCACCTCTAACGGCCCAGTCCCTGGAGAGGCGGCCCCGCCTCCTGAGGCTTCAGGGGCCCGAGGTCCCAGCTGGTCCCCGGAATCTCACAGGCCTTACCCCCTGAGACCCCCACAGTGtaggctgaggctggggctgtGACTGGACACTCCGGGTCACCCAGCCGTACCCCTCATGAGAATCCAGTGACACCCCCTGGGACAGCGTTTGGCCCCATCCCCACAACCCCGGGCCCCACACTCCCAGAGGACCCCTCGCAATCCAGGTCGCATTCCCCTCCATCTCTAGCTGCTGGGGAGCACCTCTGCCCAGGGAGACTCAGGTGAAGGAGAAACCCCGAGTTAGCTGCTCAGGTGGAGGACAGAGGCCACTTGCAGAATCTCAACACTGAGAATGAGCGATATGGAaggcatttttctcttcttgcctTATAGGTCGATATGATGACTGAGTGAGTTAAAATACCGCAaagggcttagaacagtgcctggcacatagtgagcgGTCTGGACATTAGCCGTTTAGATAACGTTTGCTCCCGATGACAAGCAGGGCTGCAACAAAACCCTTGTTCTGCCCTGGTTTTCACTTGTACACAGTCACATATTTCTCTCAGAGGAGATTCTGAGGGCCAAGAATCAACCAGAACCTGCTTAACTgtacccaccccctccccagggtggCGGGCTGGTGTACATGCCCAAGAGCAAGGTGGGAAATGCTGGGAGCTTATAAAACTTCAAGCCAGTGTCCCAGCTGTTGGAGTTCCTTATTCAGTTAGTCTGGTGGAGTTGcagactggttttttttttttttctttttggctgtgttgggtcttcgttgctgggtgtgggctttctctagttatagcaagcagaggctgctcttcattgcagtgcacgggcttctcagtgtggtggcttcttttgttgcagaggctctaggcactcaggcttcagtaattgcagcatgtgggctcagtagttgtggcacacaggctctagggcacgcaggcttcagtaattgtgacgtgcaggcttagttcctccacgacatgtgggatcttcccggaccagggatggaacccgtgtcccctgcattggcaggcggattcttaaccactccactaccagggaagtctgaccccgtgtttttttctgaagagctttCAGGGAGACCTGATGTACAGCTGGAGCTGCGAACCACTGACCAGAGGGATACCCTGGAGGTTCCTAAACTGAAAGTGGTATTTACAGAAGCTTGTCCAGCTGAGCTGGAGCTGTGTGTGCCTGCAGGACTGGGGCAGGGGCACTGAGACAACCCAGACAGTGTGTGGCAAAACCCAGCCCCGGGGCACATGAGTAGTTGGGAAAATACACTCAGGGGTATTTATTCCTTTAATCTGCACGGCAGTTCTGTGTGGGAGGCACTGCGGTTAtcctcacttcacagatgagaaaactgaggcccagaggggacaaaacctgcttgaggtcacacagccagtcagtAGCAGAGATGAGACTTGAACTCGGATCTGACTGACACCAAGCCCATCTCCACCATGATATGGTGTTCCACCCCCCGCAGCCCAGCCATGGCGAGGCTATGAATGGGTGGAGGTGGTCGTGGGTGTTTGGATTTGGGTTTGGGTGAGGATCTAGGCAGCCAGGCTGGCCTTTGAAGGGGAGGTAGAGCCATGGGAGGGGATAGAGGCTCCTGGGATAGGACAAGGGGGCATGGATTCCTCAGTGGAGGGCAGAGCCCGGGCAGGAGCCCCGAGGAGCTGTCCTGGGACCAGACATGGGATGTGGGGGCTGAGAACTGTTATCAGGCTGGACAGGGGTCAGATAGGGTGGGCGGTGGAACTGAGGAGAGACCCTGGACTGGCTGTCAGGATATTTGTGGCAAGAGCGTGGCCCCAGccacagcaaggaggccagtgttcCAGGGCCTGGCTCTGTAATAATACTGAGAATCAAAATGGTCATTGTTACCATTTGCTGAGTGATGATTAAGTAGTCTTTACGATGCATATAGCCTCACGCCAACCCCATGAGGAAGGTACTGTTATAAGCCCAcactacagatggggaaacttaGGCACAGGGAGGCAGGGTTActcacccagggtcacagagcctGCTGCTGTGGTTTAGAAGAGGAAGAGCAGGGAAGCAGTCTGAGTCAGGTGGGCAGACCCCGAAGCATGGTGGCAGGAAGGCAGCAGGAGGCCCTACTGGGGCCAGGAGACATGGCTCCGAAGCacctgcctggagcctgtgctgggCCACAGCTGGGTGGGCCATATGGGATCAGGAACCCGCTTGGCAGATCTAGCAGCCCTCATGGTGTGGGAGGCCATGGGGGTCCCCAGCCTTTAGACCCAGCCCTGTCGCCGGGTCCCCAAGGCCACGGCTCACTGGGGCATGCAGTAGGGGTATTGGAACCCAGGCAGAGCAGGGAAAGGCCCTGGAGGCAGGCAGACATGATGGTGTGGACTTCCAGGCCTGAGCTGGCTGCAGGGGCGTGACCCTCATAGAGCAGGCAGTTAGGGCCCGCCCATCTCCACAGGTCTCTGGGCCAGCCTCAGGGGCAGGACCTGCAGGACCTTGGGTGGGAGAGTCCAAGGCCAACTGCATGACTGTTCTATTGGGTAATAAACAACCACAGACTTAGTGGCTTTAAAATCCCAGAGATTTATCATCTCACATTTCTGCAGGTCAGGAGTCTGACACATTAGCCGGATCCTCAGCTCAGGGACTCACgaggccaaaatcaaggtatcagcccGCCACAACGTCACCTAGAGGCTCACCCAGGGAAAGATCTGCTTGTAGACTTGCTCAGAGCTCTGGCAGAATCCATTTCCTCGGGGCCGTACCGCGGGGGTCCCTGCAGTCTTGCCGGCCATCGGCTGGGACCGCTCTCAGCTCTACGAGGTTGTTCTCAGGTCCTGACCCCTCacagcccccctcaccccctcatTCTCTCAGCCCCCAGTCTCTGACTTCAGCAGGGCCCTTTTAAAGGCTCCCCTGATTAGGTCAGGCTCCCGGAATAAGCTCCCTCTTGAGAACCCGCTCCCCAGCCACGGGACCCTGGGCAGGCAGCCTCaccctcagggcctcagtttcccgcTCTGTGAGGTGGGTGATGATAGCAGACCCCTTGCCGGGGCTGCGGTCGGTGCAGGAGAGCCCGAGCAAAGGGGCGTGGGAAGTAGACCATCCCCAGGGAGCAGAAGCTCGCGTTCTGCCCCAAGAGGATTAGCATCTCATCATCTGTCAGGCCCCAAGTTCACTCCCCACCGCCTCCTCTCTCTGTTACAGGAAGCCTTGGGAGCAAGTCCCCAAAAAGCCAAAGCGGAAAAAAAGTAAGTGGGGCCGCAgccagggttgggggtggtgTTGGGAGTGAGTGGCTTTGTGGTTGGCTCCCTCCCTGCCTCGGGGACCATTTGTGGGGGCCCACGTGTGCCGCGCACCGTGTGGGATGGGacagacccagccctgccctcccagagCCTACAGTCTCGTGGGAAAGACGGGAGACAGGCTGGGTAGGGCCGTGGTGGGGAAATAGGGGCCCCGGGGGGGCCCGGAGGAGGGGTCTGAGCCagactgggtgggggtgggggtgggacaggaAGGGTCGGAGGGGACTTGAACCTGTGCTGTGTGCAGCGGGGGTGCTCTGGTCATCCCCACCTGACACAGAAAGGCTGAGTCACTGCTCCGGGCTGCACAGCCAGACAGTGGCCAGGCCAGACCGCAAATCCAGGTCCGTATGTCTCCCAAGGGGTCCTCTTATCTCTTCTGCTCTCCTGCGCGGTGCGTGGGAGTCTGCTGGGGAAGAGccaggcagagcagagggaacagcttgtGCCCAGGCCTAAAGGGGACGCCAGGCTCGAGGGGAGCTGGATGTGGGCAGTCAGAGCAGAGGCGTGTGTTCCCACCCCCTGACCATGACCCCTGAGCCCCGGGGCCATGGGTCTCAGGCCATGTCCAGCAGGGTGAGGGCCGGTGGTCCAGGGACAGCCGTCTGATGGCAGTGAGCCCCTCCCTTTGTCATGGTGCTCAGATGCGGAAGCCGAGCTAAGACCATGACCCCCAACCAAGAGGTGTGGGGAGGAAGACAAGGAGGTGAGTGCTGGGCTGGAGAGGTGGCTGCTGGTGGTGTCCCCGTGCTCGTCACTGGGTTGGCGTCCCCAGGCACCATCCCTAGGCCCAAGGACCATTCCTGGGCCCCCTCTTCGTCTCCCAGCCTGGAAGGTCAGGGGCACACCTTCAGAGCTGAGTCAAGGGCGAGGGGCAAGGCAGGTGTCTGGAGGAAGAGGGCACAGCCCTCgcagaggccctgaggcagggccaCACTTTCCTGGGTGAGGAACGGGAAGGAGGCCCTGAGGCTAGAGTGCAGTGATCCAGGGTTGCAGCGGGAGGAGGTGAGGGCGGGAGGTGACGGGGCAGAACACGCAGGGCCTGGTGAACCTCAGGGAGGTGGGAGCTCTGGTGGATTCCCAGCAGGGAAGGGATATGACCCGACTCCAGGGGTGAGAGGCACCCTCTGTGGGCTGCTGGGGGCAAGGGTGGGAGCCGGGAGGCCAGGGCCGAGGGACTGAGCTGGCACACGCGGGAGATGCTGAGTCGGTGGGGACGATTCTAACCAGAACTGGCAGCTGACAGTCGTTGCGCAGCTGCCACACGCCAGGCTTTCTCGTGTTTATGACTTACTCAAACAGTAGAGAGAGTCCTGTTCCGTCTCCGTTGTCTCCAGGGCGCGTCTCacatctctgagcctgtttcttcatctgtaaactggggacaGGTCTGGACAGGACTCAGGAGGGTGTCTCAGCCCCCGGACCCACAAGGCCCGGGTCGTCCTGGGGGCCGTGCTGTCTGGCGGGGGTGGTGGGGAGCGCGGCCCTTCACACCCACCCGGCCCCGCGTTCCCAGGGCGGCGACGCAACGTGAACTGCCTGAAGAACGTGGTGATCTGGTACGAGGACCACAGGCACCGCTGCCCCTACGAGCCGCACCTCGCTGAGCTGGACCCCACCTTCGGCCTGTACACCACGGCCGTGTGGCAGTGCGAAGCCGGGCACCGCTACTTCCAAGACCTGCACTCACCCCTGAAGCCGCTCAGCGACTCGGACCCTGAGAGTGACAAAGGTGGGTCTGTGCGGGGAGGGCGCACGGTGGCCTCCGGTGTCTGGGGCTCTGCCACCCCTCCTGGGCCCTGCCAGCCTCAGGCCGGCATCGCAGGCCTCACGGCAACTAACACGGCCCTCACACTGGGTGGCCCTGCAGTCTCTGAGTCCTCACAGAGCCCGAGAGCTGGTCTCCATCTTGCGGAGGGACAGCCAAGGCGCGGCCCAGTTTGCCCATCCGGGCGCGAGGTCAGtcacaggcagggctggggtccaGGAACCTGGCTCAGCGGCTGGAGGTACCGGCAGTTGTTGGCCCCTCCtggcctcttcttcctcctccacgtCCTCCGGCTTTTTCTCAGGTTCCAGACT is a genomic window of Hippopotamus amphibius kiboko isolate mHipAmp2 chromosome 15, mHipAmp2.hap2, whole genome shotgun sequence containing:
- the ECSIT gene encoding evolutionarily conserved signaling intermediate in Toll pathway, mitochondrial isoform X2, whose protein sequence is MSWAQAILLARGLTRGWGGICSTALTGAPFSQVPPLAPRGLRCSAAAHNPDSSLVPRPPEPPRGPVKALAPHEELFRQAPDGERDKASFVQAVQNFTQYNVHKRGHVDFIYLALRKMREYGVERDLAVYNLLLDIFPKEVFRPRNVFHSIFLHYPRQQECGIAVLEQMENHGVMPNKETEFLLIQIFGRKSYPMLKFVRMKLWFTRFKNINPFPVPRDLPQDPVDLASLALRHMEPDLSARVTIYQMPLSKDSTDAVDPTEPHIVGIQSPDQQAALALHNPARPIFVEGPFSLWLRDKCVYYHILRADLLSPEERLDLAYGRSSWDDYEFKIEEAEEGPIFAICVAGAHDQATLAKWIQSLQETNPALAQIPVVFRLSGSSGELLASSSGMEEPPPPPPEGQEEEEDNQQQQQQGQS
- the ECSIT gene encoding evolutionarily conserved signaling intermediate in Toll pathway, mitochondrial isoform X1; protein product: MSWAQAILLARGLTRGWGGICSTALTGAPFSQVPPLAPRGLRCSAAAHNPDSSLVPRPPEPPRGPVKALAPHEELFRQAPDGERDKASFVQAVQNFTQYNVHKRGHVDFIYLALRKMREYGVERDLAVYNLLLDIFPKEVFRPRNVFHSIFLHYPRQQECGIAVLEQMENHGVMPNKETEFLLIQIFGRKSYPMLKFVRMKLWFTRFKNINPFPVPRDLPQDPVDLASLALRHMEPDLSARVTIYQMPLSKDSTDAVDPTEPHIVGIQSPDQQAALALHNPARPIFVEGPFSLWLRDKCVYYHILRADLLSPEEREVEEIPEEWNLYYPMQLDLAYGRSSWDDYEFKIEEAEEGPIFAICVAGAHDQATLAKWIQSLQETNPALAQIPVVFRLSGSSGELLASSSGMEEPPPPPPEGQEEEEDNQQQQQQGQS
- the ECSIT gene encoding evolutionarily conserved signaling intermediate in Toll pathway, mitochondrial isoform X3, giving the protein MSWAQAILLARGLTRGWGGICSTALTGAPFSQVPPLAPRGLRCSAAAHNPDSSLVPRPPEPPRGPVKALAPHEELFRQAPDGERDKASFVQAVQNFTQYNVHKRGHVDFIYLALRKMREYGVERDLAVYNLLLDIFPKEVFRPRNVFHSIFLHYPRQQECGIAVLEQMENHGVMPNKETEFLLIQIFGRKSYPMLKFVRMKLWFTRFKNINPFPVPRDLPQDPVDLASLALRHMEPDLSARVTIYQMPLSKDSTDAVDPTEPHIVGIQSPDQQAALALHNPARPIFVEGPFSLWLRDKCVYYHILRADLLSPEERRRKALSSPYAWQVPMTRPRWPSGSRACRRPTQPWPRSRWSSACQGPPGSSWRPPQGWRNHPHPHPRARKKRKTISSNSSRARAEPEWSQEHRLWTGVKA